The Salvia miltiorrhiza cultivar Shanhuang (shh) chromosome 1, IMPLAD_Smil_shh, whole genome shotgun sequence genome has a window encoding:
- the LOC131010355 gene encoding fatty acyl-CoA reductase 2, chloroplastic-like, whose amino-acid sequence MLVSAAPTSFFYPPIKRFSAGKYCTKTNLQFAANHPKINAFSSKNEQTHSLFTSCCHPPASQLKAAAAALDPQDGHAGIGILEFFQGKNIFVTGATGLLGKVVVEKLLRSTSVGKIYLLINAKDKEAAFDRLNCEILNSELLACLKEKYGKSFGAFVKAKVIAVVGDICEPKLGMDYESIEAIRKDVNVIIHSAACTTFNERYDLLVDTNVIAPQRVMRFAKTCNKLQLFAHVSTAYVTERREGVILEKPLMMGGEDGKLDVADEISLLLKSSTNTIDATNFFKKLGQHRAEMLGWSTTYQLSKAMGEMVVNEIRGDVPLLIIRPAIIESCHNQPLPGWIQGMRVFDPVVVSYGKGMIPAYFANPHVPLDIIPVDLVANITIAVIAKHGNTHVTAAQPTIYHVASSLQNPVTWFDAFEYLYEYFKEAPLIEGANISRVKFFDDFEEFSKCLRGEIMRHYGANVDRKMVRQCNAKATYVEQLCKMYEFAGFLKPRYHTGNVQKLTEEMSKEEQFNFDVDVKNINWKKYFQEIHVPGLRKYVIDR is encoded by the exons ATGTTGGTGAGTGCAGCTCCTACCTCATTCTTCTATCCACCAATCAAACGTTTTTCTGCTGGGAAATATTGTACCAAAACAAACCTGCAATTTGCTGCCAATCATCCTAAAATCAATGCTTTTAGTAGCAAAAATGAGCAAACACATTCCCTCTTCACTTCTTGCTGCCACCCACCGGCGTCGCAGCTCAaagcggcagcggcggcgctTGATCCTCAAGATGGACATGCAGGAATAGGTATCCTTGAATTTTTTCAAGGGAAGAACATTTTTGTTACTGGAGCAACTGGTCTCCTTGGAAAAG TTGTTGTGGAAAAGCTATTAAGATCAACCTCGGTGGGAAAAATCTACTTGCTAATAAATGCGAAAGACAAGGAAGCTGCATTTGATAGATTAAACTGCGAG ATATTAAACTCGGAATTGTTGGCGtgtttgaaagaaaaatatgggAAATCTTTTGGAGCTTTTGTAAAGGCGAAAGTAATAGCTGTGGTGGGAGATATCTGTGAACCAAAGCTGGGAATGGATTATGAAAGTATTGAAGCAATTAGAAAAGATGTAAATGTTATAATCCACTCTGCTGCTTGCACAACCTTTAATGAGAG GTATGACTTGCTAGTTGATACCAATGTGATTGCGCCTCAACGTGTGATGAGGTTTGCCAAGACATGCAACAAACTCCAACTCTTCGCACATGTATCTACAG CATATGTTACTGAGAGAAGAGAAGGTGTAATATTGGAAAAGCCATTGATGATGGGAGGAGAAGATGGTAAACTTGATGTAGCTGATGAGATCAGCTTGCTTCTCAAATCATCCACAAACACCATTGATGCCACCAATTTCTTCAAAAAGCTTGGCCAACACAg AGCTGAAATGTTGGGATGGAGTACTACATATCAACTAAGTAAGGCTATGGGTGAAATGGTTGTGAATGAAATTAGAGGAGATGTTCCTCTCCTTATAATTCGACCAGCTATTATCGAGAGCTGCCACAACCAACCTCTCCCTGGTTGGATACAAGGAatgag GGTATTTGATCCAGTGGTCGTTTCTTATGGAAAAGGAATGATCCCAGCTTATTTTGCAAATCCTCATGTCCCTTTGGATATT ATACCGGTAGATTTGGTAGCAAACATAACGATTGCAGTTATTGCAAAGCATGGGAATACACACGTGACAGCGGCACAACCCACTATCTACCATGTTGCATCTAGTCTTCAAAATCCCGTAACATGGTTCGATGCTTTCGAATATCTATATGAATACTTTAAAGAGGCACCTTTAATTGAAGGAGCAAATATATCAAGAGTCAAATTTTTCGACGATTTTGAGGAATTCTCCAAATGTTTAAGAGGGGAAATTATGCGACATTATGGTGCAAATGTAGATAGAAAAATGGTGCGACAGTGCAATGCCAAAGCTACATATGTTGAACAACTCTGTAAGATGTATGAATTCGCCGGATTCCTCAAACCAAG GTACCATACAGGTAATGTTCAAAAATTAACTGAAGAAATGTCAAAAGAGGagcaatttaattttgatgtggATGTCAAGAATATTAACtggaaaaaatattttcaagaaATTCATGTTCCAGGACTGAGAAAGTATGTAATAGACCGATAG